The following coding sequences lie in one Agrobacterium vitis genomic window:
- a CDS encoding ABC transporter permease, with amino-acid sequence MSAPSSLPLDKGREAKAGRGLTGLLLVALPILLLAWLIIYPIISAVIGTLVMTTPEGGWHVSAASYRFFFSDTYSLRNLGITLWTTAVCGVVLLLIGVPIALYLRFSSSRLAAYVQALAIFPMFVPSIILSYALIRTIGPNGTVDILLHAVGLPKLPTPYLTPWGPVIGLVWDNLPLTVLMLTAGLSAISNNAVEAARDAGARPVQVFLHIILPRMANSFLVASSFAILGIFSAFTLPYLLGPASPEMMGPFMQRTFADLNDPLNATTQAVISFGFCLFFGAFYVYSIARNQERTR; translated from the coding sequence ATGAGCGCGCCCAGTTCGCTGCCGCTTGATAAAGGGCGGGAGGCAAAGGCTGGACGCGGGCTGACTGGCCTGCTTCTGGTCGCCCTTCCTATCCTGCTCTTGGCCTGGCTGATCATTTATCCGATCATCTCGGCGGTGATCGGCACGCTTGTCATGACCACGCCGGAGGGCGGGTGGCACGTTTCCGCGGCGTCCTACCGGTTCTTCTTCAGTGACACCTACAGCCTGCGCAATCTCGGCATCACGCTCTGGACCACCGCCGTCTGTGGCGTTGTGCTGCTACTGATCGGCGTGCCGATTGCGCTCTACCTGCGCTTTTCCTCCAGCAGGCTGGCCGCTTATGTTCAGGCGCTGGCGATCTTTCCGATGTTCGTGCCGTCGATCATTCTATCCTATGCACTGATCCGCACCATCGGTCCAAATGGAACGGTCGATATCCTGCTCCACGCCGTGGGCCTGCCGAAACTGCCAACGCCCTATCTGACGCCCTGGGGACCTGTGATCGGTCTGGTCTGGGACAATTTGCCTTTGACCGTGCTGATGCTGACGGCGGGTCTCAGCGCCATTTCCAACAATGCCGTCGAGGCGGCGCGCGACGCTGGTGCAAGGCCTGTGCAGGTATTTTTGCATATCATCCTGCCGCGCATGGCCAATTCCTTCCTAGTCGCCAGTTCCTTTGCCATTCTCGGAATATTTTCGGCCTTTACCCTGCCCTATCTGCTCGGCCCGGCCTCGCCGGAAATGATGGGGCCTTTCATGCAGCGAACGTTTGCCGATCTGAACGATCCGCTGAATGCCACCACGCAAGCGGTGATCAGCTTCGGCTTTTGCCTGTTTTTCGGCGCGTTCTATGTCTATTCGATTGCCAGAAATCAGGAACGAACACGATGA
- a CDS encoding ABC transporter permease: MRVGRIDWTGLAFAGLLTLFIALPLLVVGTWAFTEVWRYPLVIPQQFGLRFWFLTLGRADVWEALFLSLRLTATVTLLSAVICLPAAYAFARMKFPGRNLLFLSFLASHAFPKFGLLVAIAAIFLKLHLISTFWGVALIQLVGTLMLMIWIPVAAFQNVDRRMEEAARDAGARPLRVFWSITLPQAAPTIFAALLLTFVSTFYETEGAWLIGAPQVRTMPVLMVSFINNQMVVQYGAVLSVMLWVPSFLALIFARRAIGTGAFAKGFGA; encoded by the coding sequence ATGAGAGTGGGTAGGATCGACTGGACGGGCCTTGCTTTCGCAGGCCTGCTCACCCTGTTTATCGCCCTGCCACTGCTGGTGGTCGGCACATGGGCCTTTACCGAGGTCTGGCGCTATCCATTAGTGATCCCGCAGCAATTCGGCCTGCGCTTCTGGTTCCTGACGCTTGGCCGCGCCGACGTCTGGGAGGCGCTCTTTCTCAGCCTGCGCCTCACCGCCACGGTGACATTGCTGTCGGCGGTGATCTGTCTTCCGGCTGCCTATGCCTTTGCCCGGATGAAATTTCCGGGCCGCAATCTGCTGTTCCTGTCTTTTCTTGCCTCGCATGCCTTCCCCAAATTCGGCCTGCTGGTGGCCATTGCGGCGATTTTCCTGAAGCTGCATCTGATCAGCACCTTCTGGGGCGTGGCACTGATTCAGCTGGTCGGCACGCTGATGCTGATGATCTGGATACCGGTTGCCGCCTTCCAGAATGTAGACCGGCGAATGGAAGAAGCGGCGCGTGATGCGGGCGCCCGGCCCTTGCGGGTTTTCTGGTCGATTACGCTGCCGCAGGCAGCGCCAACGATCTTTGCCGCCTTGCTCCTGACCTTCGTCAGCACGTTTTACGAAACAGAAGGCGCCTGGTTGATTGGCGCGCCACAGGTGCGCACCATGCCTGTCTTGATGGTGTCCTTCATCAACAATCAGATGGTGGTGCAATATGGCGCGGTGCTGTCGGTCATGCTGTGGGTTCCCTCTTTCCTCGCACTGATCTTTGCCCGCCGCGCCATCGGCACAGGCGCATTCGCCAAGGGCTTTGGCGCCTGA
- a CDS encoding ABC transporter ATP-binding protein: MAQLTLDRVSKQFPGSTAVDAFSLHVEDGELVCLLGPSGSGKSTLLRMIGGFEAPTSGMIRIDGQDVTRLPPERRPTGMVFQSHALWTHMNVFKNIAFGLKLRGMARSEIADRVEAALAMVGLKDYGQRQTYQLSGGQQQRVALARSLVLEPKILLLDEPFASLDQHLRERLREEVRDIQQRLGITTLFVTHGQDEALALADRIVVMRAGRAEQIAPPDRVYREPETEFVAGFIGQMNFIPGIMRRGAFTHIDLSLAVDADSNPEDGDAVLAVRPEALHLSPTDRADAAFVCRAIDFGSHLMVDLQLGDGTRVKAMTDPGTGWQKGDRAELQVRAFRVFRHNKVICVSQTAERLRSFANV; this comes from the coding sequence ATGGCCCAACTGACCCTTGACCGCGTTTCAAAGCAATTTCCAGGCTCGACCGCCGTCGATGCTTTTTCATTGCATGTAGAGGATGGCGAGCTGGTCTGCCTGCTCGGCCCATCCGGTTCGGGTAAATCGACGCTGCTGCGGATGATTGGCGGTTTCGAAGCACCAACCAGCGGCATGATCCGCATTGACGGCCAGGATGTCACCCGTCTGCCGCCGGAACGGCGACCGACCGGGATGGTCTTTCAAAGCCACGCGCTCTGGACCCATATGAATGTGTTCAAGAACATCGCCTTCGGCCTGAAGCTGCGCGGCATGGCGAGAAGCGAAATCGCTGACCGGGTCGAGGCAGCGCTGGCCATGGTCGGGTTGAAGGATTACGGTCAGCGCCAGACCTATCAACTGTCGGGCGGCCAGCAGCAGAGAGTGGCACTTGCCCGCTCGCTGGTGCTGGAACCGAAAATCCTGCTGCTTGATGAACCCTTTGCCAGCCTCGACCAGCATTTGCGCGAACGGCTGCGCGAGGAAGTGCGCGATATCCAGCAGCGGCTTGGTATTACCACCCTGTTCGTTACCCACGGTCAGGACGAAGCTTTGGCGCTGGCCGACCGTATCGTCGTGATGCGGGCTGGCCGCGCCGAGCAGATCGCCCCGCCGGACCGGGTCTACCGCGAGCCGGAAACCGAATTCGTCGCAGGCTTTATCGGCCAGATGAATTTCATTCCCGGCATAATGCGCAGGGGCGCATTCACCCATATTGACCTTTCCTTGGCGGTCGATGCTGATAGCAATCCAGAGGATGGCGATGCTGTGCTGGCCGTTCGGCCGGAAGCCCTGCATTTGTCGCCCACCGACCGGGCGGACGCGGCCTTTGTCTGCCGGGCTATCGATTTCGGCAGCCATCTCATGGTCGATCTTCAACTCGGTGATGGCACAAGGGTAAAGGCCATGACCGATCCGGGAACCGGCTGGCAAAAAGGCGACCGCGCCGAATTGCAGGTCAGGGCTTTCCGGGTTTTTCGCCACAATAAGGTGATCTGTGTGTCCCAGACCGCCGAGCGATTAAGGAGCTTTGCCAATGTCTGA
- a CDS encoding glycerophosphodiester phosphodiesterase family protein, with translation MSDGLFIERDGFRTMLKWHRGHKQAGDISFTPDRITEGMALGASVEIDLVCHAGGGLAVLHDEVLDKATTGQGPVRAASVEQLRSLFLRDHDGQPSAHRVMLIDDLGRVLASTSHRAGAVLQLDLKEKVSDLTQQDIAAFVAAIGPVRDRVILSAGDAQAVTRLAEALPGLPLGYDPCHGGAIERLMENGNFVTFIDDAVAAIPDAEMIYLDHEAVLFAEDRGFNMVAAFHAAGKRIDAYTINRADEASLPRVLRLLALQCDQITTDDPVGLQALIALYDSQRSIAG, from the coding sequence ATGTCTGACGGCTTGTTTATCGAGCGTGACGGTTTCAGAACCATGCTGAAATGGCATCGCGGCCATAAGCAGGCGGGCGATATTTCTTTCACGCCGGACCGGATCACCGAGGGCATGGCGCTTGGCGCCAGCGTCGAAATCGATCTTGTCTGTCATGCCGGTGGCGGCCTGGCCGTGCTGCATGACGAGGTTTTGGACAAAGCCACCACCGGCCAAGGCCCGGTGCGTGCAGCCTCAGTGGAGCAGCTGCGCAGCCTGTTCCTGCGCGACCATGACGGACAGCCAAGTGCCCATAGGGTTATGCTGATCGATGATCTCGGGCGCGTTCTGGCCAGCACTTCCCATCGTGCGGGTGCCGTATTGCAACTGGATCTGAAGGAAAAGGTCAGCGACTTGACGCAGCAGGACATCGCCGCTTTCGTTGCCGCCATCGGGCCAGTGCGCGACCGTGTTATCCTGTCGGCGGGTGATGCACAGGCCGTCACCCGTCTCGCAGAGGCCCTGCCCGGCCTGCCGCTCGGTTACGATCCCTGCCATGGCGGCGCCATCGAACGATTGATGGAAAATGGCAACTTCGTTACCTTCATCGACGATGCTGTCGCCGCCATTCCCGACGCCGAGATGATCTATCTCGACCATGAGGCGGTGCTGTTTGCCGAGGATCGCGGTTTCAACATGGTCGCCGCCTTCCATGCGGCTGGAAAACGGATTGATGCCTATACGATCAACAGGGCGGACGAGGCATCGCTACCGCGCGTCCTGCGGCTGCTGGCACTGCAATGCGACCAGATCACCACGGATGATCCGGTCGGGCTTCAAGCGCTGATCGCCCTCTATGACAGTCAACGATCCATCGCAGGCTGA
- a CDS encoding inositol monophosphatase family protein, producing MTDLSARDRLAPDSSPRLLALASIALEAGALARQSLRRRHVDQMVSKGPRDYQTEIDVAVERLIVAGVSEAFPDHAIQGEEETGNRTGGPDAPVIYIDPIDGTTNFAWGLPHFGMTIAIAERGVITCGVVYDSMLDELFSAEIGKGATLNGEKLQCADVADVQNVLVGAGLPVPGQVKSVDEELYHRALRRLMDNTAGVRRLGSAALSIAYVACGRLDGFFEDGLQVHDYGAAALILTEAGGLVTGFGGMPVDAGGGILAASPALHPWLLAGFQPAMDR from the coding sequence ATGACCGATCTTAGCGCCCGCGACCGTCTCGCGCCTGACAGTTCTCCACGCCTGTTAGCCCTTGCCAGCATTGCTCTCGAAGCCGGAGCGCTGGCGCGTCAATCGCTGCGTCGCCGTCATGTCGACCAGATGGTGTCCAAAGGTCCGCGCGATTACCAGACGGAAATCGATGTCGCCGTCGAGCGCCTGATCGTTGCCGGTGTCTCCGAGGCCTTTCCGGACCATGCCATCCAGGGCGAGGAAGAGACCGGCAACCGTACAGGTGGCCCAGATGCACCGGTCATCTATATTGATCCCATTGACGGAACCACCAATTTTGCCTGGGGCCTGCCGCATTTCGGCATGACCATCGCCATTGCCGAACGGGGCGTGATCACCTGCGGGGTGGTTTATGACAGTATGCTCGATGAGCTTTTCAGTGCTGAAATCGGTAAGGGCGCCACTCTGAACGGCGAAAAACTACAGTGTGCTGATGTGGCCGATGTCCAGAATGTGCTGGTGGGAGCGGGCTTGCCGGTCCCCGGACAAGTGAAAAGCGTCGATGAGGAGCTCTATCACCGGGCGCTCCGCCGGTTGATGGACAATACCGCTGGCGTGCGCCGTCTTGGGTCGGCGGCGCTATCGATTGCCTATGTCGCCTGTGGGCGGCTGGATGGGTTTTTCGAGGATGGCCTGCAGGTGCATGACTATGGCGCCGCAGCCCTGATCCTGACCGAGGCCGGGGGACTGGTCACAGGCTTTGGCGGAATGCCGGTTGACGCCGGAGGTGGCATTCTTGCCGCCTCGCCAGCGTTGCATCCCTGGCTGCTCGCCGGGTTTCAGCCTGCGATGGATCGTTGA
- a CDS encoding cyclic nucleotide-binding domain-containing protein, with protein MLLKDEVEMLRRVPLFSQIAPAKLKLLAFASDRMTCREGQNLFRQGDVGDAAYVVLSGTADVLVNSDAGEIKVAEVQSNSIVGEIAILCDVSRTATVRAASRLEVLKISKENFLKLMSDFPEISSEITRVLADRLNHTTSELSAARSREQQLLN; from the coding sequence ATGCTACTGAAGGACGAAGTCGAAATGTTGCGGCGCGTGCCGCTGTTTTCCCAGATTGCTCCAGCCAAGCTGAAGCTGCTTGCTTTTGCTTCCGACCGGATGACCTGTCGTGAGGGGCAGAACCTGTTTCGCCAGGGCGATGTCGGTGACGCAGCCTATGTCGTGCTGTCAGGGACAGCCGATGTTCTGGTCAATTCGGATGCTGGCGAGATCAAGGTCGCGGAAGTTCAAAGCAATTCAATCGTCGGGGAAATCGCCATTCTCTGCGATGTGTCGCGCACCGCAACCGTGCGGGCGGCCTCGCGTCTTGAAGTTTTGAAAATCAGCAAGGAAAACTTCCTGAAACTGATGAGCGATTTTCCCGAAATCTCCTCGGAAATCACCCGGGTTCTGGCTGATCGTCTCAATCACACGACATCCGAGCTGTCCGCGGCCCGCAGCCGCGAGCAACAATTGCTGAACTGA
- a CDS encoding ABC transporter ATP-binding protein has product MEKSLGRYIWSNTSLQQVWILCIVGLSMIPYFLSFDLPKQIVNGPIQGQGFEEAGATKPFMHVAFDLPWIGHLEIFSGFELNRLQMLMALSVVFLCLVVLNGLFKFYINTYKGRLGERMLRRIRFELIDRVLRFPPVHFKRVKSAEIATMIKDEVEPLGGFTGDAFVQPALLGGQALTALIFIILQNVWLGMIAAGMVCVQAIIIPRMRRRLLELGRQRQLTARQLSGRVGEIVDGIHTIHAHDTSNFERADIAARLGLIFSIRYDLYQWKFMVKFINNFLAQLTPFLFYAIGGYMALEGRLDIGQLIAVIGAYKDLPGPLKELIDWDQARQDVQVKYAQVVEQFDVERLVDARVHTVAATPVGPLSEALVASNLVLCDDSGARLLNSVSLDIAPNETVAIIGQNGGGGEALAEALGRILWPESGHISIGGQDILTMPESVTGRRLSFVSSDAYFFHGTLRDNLLYGLKHAPLTDVTYDGLAARRNKRDLLEAQRSGNPLLDLNSDWVDYRSAGAEGPDGLLKVIRPVLDAVMISEDIFDLALRSQVDTLAHQELTERIVEIRHALRRRLHDENLDDIVVPFEADAYNSQATVGENLLFGKMKPLMINGQRLAAHPYFRKVMRDTGIGDAFYAMGLEIAANAVELFRDLPPDHPFFQQLTFMSAEDLPDYEALLQKLHGTAVTQASASERSSIIRLSFAYIEPRHRFGLLTQELMDKIVDARREFHAGVPADLAEKIERHDVERFTLSASLMDNVLFGRLAVREADASDRIRAIIRDIFRDLGLAESVLSIGLDFDVGSQGRRLTAVQRQKLNLARALVKRSDYFIFNRPLSALDQRAQDKIVSHIMQDLHCDGQRPSIIWVLPNADISGLFDRILVFDKGNLVETGSFEELSAKDGMFKQFLS; this is encoded by the coding sequence ATGGAAAAAAGCCTGGGGCGTTACATCTGGTCGAACACCTCTCTGCAACAGGTGTGGATACTGTGCATTGTCGGCCTGTCGATGATCCCCTATTTCCTGTCTTTCGATCTGCCCAAGCAGATCGTCAATGGCCCTATTCAGGGCCAGGGCTTTGAAGAGGCTGGGGCGACAAAGCCGTTCATGCATGTTGCCTTCGACCTGCCATGGATCGGACATCTGGAAATCTTCAGCGGTTTCGAGCTGAACCGCTTACAAATGCTGATGGCTCTCAGCGTTGTTTTCCTGTGTCTTGTCGTGCTGAACGGATTGTTCAAATTCTATATCAACACCTATAAGGGGCGGCTTGGTGAGCGCATGCTGCGCCGGATTCGCTTCGAGTTGATCGATCGGGTCCTGCGGTTTCCGCCCGTGCATTTCAAGCGGGTCAAGTCCGCCGAGATTGCCACGATGATCAAGGACGAGGTCGAGCCGCTGGGTGGTTTTACCGGCGATGCCTTTGTCCAACCCGCGCTTTTGGGTGGGCAGGCTCTGACGGCGCTGATCTTCATCATCCTTCAGAATGTTTGGCTGGGAATGATTGCGGCTGGCATGGTTTGCGTTCAGGCCATTATCATTCCACGCATGCGTAGGCGGCTGCTGGAGCTGGGCCGTCAGCGTCAGCTAACGGCGCGTCAATTGTCCGGCCGGGTTGGCGAAATTGTCGATGGCATTCATACGATCCATGCCCATGACACATCCAATTTTGAGCGCGCTGACATTGCCGCCCGTCTCGGCCTGATTTTTTCGATCCGCTACGATCTCTATCAGTGGAAGTTCATGGTGAAATTCATCAATAACTTCCTCGCCCAACTGACGCCGTTTCTGTTCTATGCTATCGGCGGGTATATGGCTCTGGAGGGGCGGCTCGACATCGGCCAGCTCATCGCTGTTATCGGCGCCTATAAGGACCTGCCAGGTCCGCTGAAGGAATTGATAGACTGGGATCAGGCCCGCCAGGACGTTCAGGTCAAATATGCTCAAGTGGTCGAGCAATTCGATGTTGAGCGATTGGTCGATGCGCGGGTTCACACGGTCGCGGCCACGCCGGTCGGCCCGCTTTCCGAGGCACTGGTGGCCTCGAATCTGGTGCTTTGCGACGATAGTGGCGCGCGCCTGCTCAATAGCGTTTCGCTGGATATTGCCCCCAATGAGACGGTTGCGATTATCGGTCAGAACGGTGGCGGCGGCGAGGCGCTGGCGGAAGCTCTCGGGCGTATCCTGTGGCCGGAATCCGGCCATATCAGCATTGGTGGCCAGGATATTCTCACCATGCCGGAATCGGTCACCGGGCGGCGGCTTTCCTTCGTGTCCTCGGATGCCTATTTCTTCCATGGAACTCTGCGGGACAATCTTCTCTACGGGTTGAAACATGCGCCTTTGACAGATGTCACCTATGACGGACTGGCGGCGCGCAGAAACAAACGTGACCTTCTGGAGGCGCAGAGATCCGGCAATCCGCTTCTCGATCTCAACAGCGATTGGGTGGATTATCGATCGGCTGGCGCTGAAGGGCCGGATGGACTCTTGAAGGTGATCCGTCCGGTTCTGGATGCTGTGATGATTTCGGAGGATATTTTCGATCTCGCCCTGCGTTCACAAGTGGATACGCTTGCCCATCAGGAATTGACAGAGCGAATCGTCGAGATCCGCCATGCGCTGCGCCGCCGGTTGCACGACGAGAATCTGGACGACATTGTCGTACCCTTCGAGGCCGATGCCTATAACAGCCAGGCGACGGTGGGTGAAAATCTGCTTTTCGGCAAGATGAAACCCTTGATGATCAATGGGCAACGGCTGGCGGCCCATCCTTATTTTCGCAAGGTGATGCGTGATACCGGCATTGGCGATGCGTTCTATGCAATGGGGCTCGAAATCGCGGCGAATGCGGTAGAATTGTTTCGAGACCTTCCGCCCGACCATCCGTTTTTCCAGCAATTGACCTTCATGAGCGCGGAGGATCTTCCCGACTACGAGGCTTTGCTGCAAAAGCTCCATGGCACAGCCGTAACGCAAGCCTCGGCCAGCGAGCGCAGCAGCATTATCCGCCTCAGCTTTGCCTATATCGAGCCGCGCCATCGTTTCGGCCTTTTGACGCAGGAGTTGATGGACAAGATCGTCGATGCACGTCGCGAGTTCCATGCCGGAGTTCCCGCGGATCTGGCGGAAAAAATCGAACGTCACGACGTAGAACGGTTCACCCTGTCGGCATCATTGATGGACAATGTGCTGTTTGGGCGGCTGGCTGTGCGCGAAGCCGATGCGTCTGACCGGATCCGTGCGATCATTCGCGACATTTTTAGAGACCTCGGCCTTGCCGAAAGCGTGCTGTCGATCGGGCTGGATTTCGATGTCGGCTCGCAGGGGCGGCGGTTAACCGCTGTCCAGCGCCAGAAGCTCAATCTGGCGCGGGCGCTGGTGAAGCGGTCGGATTATTTCATCTTCAACAGACCCTTGTCGGCGCTCGATCAGCGGGCGCAGGATAAGATCGTCAGCCATATCATGCAGGACCTACATTGCGACGGTCAGCGGCCCTCGATCATCTGGGTTTTACCAAATGCGGATATAAGCGGGCTTTTTGACAGGATACTCGTGTTCGACAAAGGAAATCTTGTCGAAACCGGGAGTTTCGAAGAGCTTTCCGCCAAAGACGGGATGTTCAAACAGTTTCTCTCGTAA
- a CDS encoding adenylate/guanylate cyclase domain-containing protein, protein MATTSAPVSAIFMEKVADWLTQAALSGSTLEDIVRGFCDRIAAAGLPIVRVHLSFAMLHPLYEAVGFTWRPQSGLMIEGYRHDADNTDMFLQSPYYQLLSRDLDYLRRRIPAEGPVEFEIFEDLRKENVTDYLAFMQPFGDQSVQGMLGSWSTDAKDGFSEEMIAALLRIQNHLAVAAKMAVLSKLSNNMLTTYLGGDAGKRVLNGQIRRGDGETIRAALVVGDMRQSTMLAEKEGRQAYIDTLNDFFDAIAAPFNRNGGQILSFLGDGFLAVYPCDRHKDPSRQACQAALSAVRVAQSRLADLNAERRKKGAAPIGYGLGLHVGNVMFGNVGLRDRLTFSAFGSAVNEVVRLQLLTKKYASEVVASHAFAGYCAGDWITLGEEKLRGVRQRVTILQPGPLMAKMQRDDVEADLHRTGLSEAERLILLHRDAVQLDGQKRSQAMMDRFLQ, encoded by the coding sequence ATGGCGACTACATCGGCACCGGTCTCGGCGATCTTCATGGAGAAAGTCGCCGATTGGCTGACACAGGCAGCCCTTTCCGGTAGCACTCTCGAGGATATCGTTCGGGGCTTTTGCGACCGGATCGCCGCCGCCGGTCTGCCAATCGTTCGGGTCCATTTGTCCTTTGCCATGCTGCATCCGCTTTACGAAGCGGTTGGCTTTACCTGGCGGCCACAAAGCGGGCTGATGATTGAAGGCTATCGTCACGATGCCGACAATACGGATATGTTTTTACAGAGCCCCTATTATCAATTGCTGAGCCGGGATCTCGATTATTTGCGCCGGCGCATTCCCGCCGAAGGTCCCGTTGAATTCGAGATCTTCGAGGATTTGCGCAAGGAGAATGTCACCGATTATCTTGCCTTCATGCAGCCCTTCGGTGATCAATCCGTGCAGGGCATGTTGGGTTCCTGGTCCACGGATGCCAAGGACGGCTTTAGCGAAGAGATGATTGCCGCGTTGCTGCGCATTCAAAATCATCTGGCGGTTGCCGCCAAAATGGCTGTACTCAGCAAGCTTTCCAACAATATGCTGACCACCTATCTGGGGGGCGATGCCGGCAAGCGGGTGCTGAATGGCCAGATCCGCCGGGGTGATGGCGAAACCATCCGGGCAGCACTTGTTGTCGGCGACATGCGCCAATCGACCATGCTGGCCGAAAAAGAAGGCCGCCAAGCCTATATCGATACGTTGAATGATTTTTTCGATGCGATTGCTGCACCGTTCAACCGCAATGGCGGGCAGATCCTCAGTTTCCTGGGCGATGGGTTTCTGGCCGTGTATCCTTGCGACCGGCACAAGGACCCGTCCCGGCAGGCTTGTCAGGCGGCACTTTCGGCTGTTCGTGTGGCCCAGTCGCGGCTGGCGGACCTAAACGCGGAGCGTCGGAAAAAGGGTGCGGCCCCTATCGGCTACGGCCTCGGCCTGCATGTCGGCAATGTGATGTTCGGCAATGTCGGACTGCGTGACCGGTTGACGTTTTCAGCCTTCGGTTCGGCAGTCAATGAAGTGGTAAGGCTTCAGTTGCTCACCAAGAAATATGCAAGCGAAGTGGTGGCCAGCCATGCCTTTGCCGGCTACTGCGCCGGTGACTGGATAACACTGGGTGAGGAAAAGCTGCGGGGTGTTCGCCAGCGGGTAACGATTTTGCAACCCGGTCCGCTCATGGCTAAAATGCAGAGAGATGACGTGGAAGCCGATCTGCATCGCACCGGTCTTTCGGAGGCCGAGCGTTTGATTCTCCTGCATCGCGATGCCGTCCAGTTGGATGGACAGAAAAGGTCCCAAGCAATGATGGACCGGTTTTTGCAATAA
- a CDS encoding adenylate/guanylate cyclase domain-containing protein, which translates to MAVDVKKSLWSERRIRKARLGSGLVIFLFLAMHMANHATGLISVDFADRARLWFLGVWRTPPGTVLLYGSLLTHMGLVLRAVYIRRSFTMPKSEALQIVLGLVVPLLIIDHIVATRIASSLFHLRDNYQTVVHSMWTTSPVDGWRQSLAIVILWLHGCIGIHFWLRFRPWYESSKAGLLTVAILLPILSLLGFVEMGRTIASPAFWLSGYPGGYYDPTALTDSEAGWIQIIRLSLYGLFFLSIGMVVALRVARRMNERAHLITVRYPNGEAVSVPRGFTLLEASRLAGQPHYAVCGGKGQCSTCRVQVIDGEQLLPPAETLEQGTLNRIKAGPGVRLACQLRPRANLTVMPLMVAMPQSATIDSSHEVVPGRERDIAVLFCDLRHFTMLTETRLPFDIVFLLNRYFAVVGHAVEEAGGRLDKFIGDGAMALFGVTGSTETACRQALKAASGIIAGLEELNRQLANELTVPLRIAIGIHTGPAVVGTLGYGSVRNLTAIGDTVNVASRLESVAKEFETQLVISEPVATLAGLAVPESAGREISIRGRAEPLKVFILNEATRNALNLSEVGKT; encoded by the coding sequence ATGGCCGTGGACGTCAAAAAAAGCCTCTGGTCGGAACGCCGGATACGCAAGGCCCGGCTTGGTTCGGGGCTGGTGATTTTCCTGTTCCTCGCCATGCACATGGCCAATCATGCCACCGGGTTGATTTCGGTGGATTTTGCCGATCGCGCCCGTTTGTGGTTTCTGGGTGTTTGGCGTACCCCTCCGGGCACAGTGTTGCTTTACGGTTCTTTGCTCACCCACATGGGTCTGGTGTTACGCGCCGTCTATATCCGCCGCAGCTTTACCATGCCGAAATCCGAAGCGTTGCAGATCGTGCTTGGCTTGGTGGTGCCGCTATTGATCATCGACCATATTGTTGCGACCAGGATTGCCTCCTCGCTCTTTCATCTGCGTGACAATTATCAGACGGTCGTCCATTCCATGTGGACCACGTCGCCTGTTGATGGATGGCGCCAATCGCTCGCCATTGTCATTTTATGGCTGCACGGTTGTATCGGAATCCATTTTTGGCTGCGGTTCCGACCATGGTATGAATCGTCCAAAGCGGGTTTGCTGACGGTGGCCATTCTGCTGCCGATCCTGTCCCTGCTTGGCTTTGTCGAGATGGGCCGCACGATTGCCAGCCCAGCCTTCTGGTTGAGCGGTTATCCAGGCGGTTACTATGACCCGACCGCATTGACGGACAGCGAAGCAGGGTGGATCCAGATTATCCGCTTGTCACTTTATGGGTTGTTTTTCCTATCTATCGGCATGGTTGTCGCCCTGCGTGTCGCCCGCAGAATGAACGAGCGGGCGCACCTTATCACCGTCCGCTATCCGAACGGCGAGGCTGTCAGCGTGCCCCGCGGCTTCACGCTGCTTGAGGCCAGCCGACTGGCTGGTCAACCGCATTATGCCGTGTGCGGCGGCAAGGGCCAGTGCTCGACCTGCCGCGTCCAGGTTATCGATGGAGAGCAGCTGTTGCCGCCCGCTGAAACGCTGGAACAGGGTACGCTCAACCGGATCAAGGCTGGCCCCGGTGTGCGGCTTGCCTGCCAGCTTCGGCCCAGGGCGAACCTCACAGTCATGCCCCTTATGGTGGCGATGCCGCAAAGCGCCACGATCGATAGCAGTCATGAAGTGGTTCCGGGCCGCGAACGCGATATTGCCGTACTGTTCTGTGACCTGCGGCATTTCACGATGCTGACGGAAACTCGGCTGCCTTTCGACATCGTCTTTCTGCTGAACCGCTATTTCGCCGTGGTCGGTCATGCCGTGGAAGAGGCAGGAGGGCGGCTGGATAAATTCATCGGCGATGGCGCGATGGCGCTTTTCGGCGTCACAGGTTCGACTGAGACCGCCTGTCGCCAGGCCCTGAAGGCGGCAAGCGGTATCATTGCCGGTCTTGAGGAGTTGAACCGGCAATTGGCCAATGAACTGACGGTGCCGCTCAGGATCGCTATTGGCATCCATACGGGTCCGGCTGTGGTGGGAACACTGGGTTACGGCAGCGTTCGTAATCTCACAGCCATTGGTGATACCGTCAATGTCGCCAGCCGGCTGGAATCGGTGGCCAAGGAATTCGAAACCCAACTGGTGATTTCCGAACCGGTCGCTACTCTGGCGGGTCTGGCGGTGCCGGAAAGCGCCGGACGGGAAATTTCCATTCGCGGTCGTGCGGAGCCGCTAAAAGTCTTCATCCTGAATGAGGCGACACGCAATGCGCTCAATCTTTCCGAGGTTGGCAAAACATAA